The genomic interval GACGCGGTATCTCGAGAGCTACGACGAGTCCTGGGAGGCGCGCGGGCCGGCAGAGGAGGCGCCCGAGTTCGAGAGCGCGCTCTCGATCGCCGAGCGGCTGGCCGATCACCTCGAGCAGCAGCTCAACGTCGCGGTGGAAACCGAGGAGCAGCGGGCGATCGGGCTGGAGATCATCGGCAACATCGACGACGACGGCTACCTCCAGGCGAGCATCGACGAGATCGCGGCCCAGGTGCCGGTGCCCCCGGAGGCCGTCGAGCCCGTGCTGCGCCTCGTGCAGGGCTTCGATCCCGCGGGGGTCGGCGCCCGCGACGTCGCCGAGTGCCTCGCGCTGCAACTGGCGCAGCGCGGCCAGGCGGGCACGCTCGCCGACCGGATCGTGCGCCAGCACCTCCCCGACCTGGAGGCGCGCCGCTACAAGCGCATCGCGGCGGGGCAGCGCGTCACGGTCGAGGCCGTGGCGGCGGCGGCGCGGGCCATCGCGGAGCTCGAGCCGCACCCGGGGCGGGTCTTCGCCCGGGACGACTCGCCGGTGGTGGTCCCGGACATCACGATCGTCAAGGAGGGGGACGGGTACGAGGTCCGCCTGGTCGAGGAGGGGCTGCCGCAGCTGCGCATCAACAGCTTCTACCGGCGCATGTACCGCAGCGGGACGCTGGAGCGCGGCGACCGGGAGTTCATCGAGAAGAAGGTCAACTCGGCGCGCTGGCTCATCAAGAGCATCCTCCAGCGGCAGGAGACGATCCTCAAGGTGACGCGCAGCATCGTGAAGTTCCAGCGCGAGTTCCTGGACCGCGGCATCGATCATCTGCGGCCCCTGGTGCTGCGCACCGTGGCCGAGGACATCCAGATGCACGAGTCGACGGTGAGCCGGGTCACGAGCAACAAGTACGCGCAGACGCCGCAGGGGCTCTTCGAGCTGAAGTTCTTCTTCAGCAGCGGCATCGAGCGCGCCGGGGGC from bacterium carries:
- the rpoN gene encoding RNA polymerase factor sigma-54; this translates as TRYLESYDESWEARGPAEEAPEFESALSIAERLADHLEQQLNVAVETEEQRAIGLEIIGNIDDDGYLQASIDEIAAQVPVPPEAVEPVLRLVQGFDPAGVGARDVAECLALQLAQRGQAGTLADRIVRQHLPDLEARRYKRIAAGQRVTVEAVAAAARAIAELEPHPGRVFARDDSPVVVPDITIVKEGDGYEVRLVEEGLPQLRINSFYRRMYRSGTLERGDREFIEKKVNSARWLIKSILQRQETILKVTRSIVKFQREFLDRGIDHLRPLVLRTVAEDIQMHESTVSRVTSNKYAQTPQGLFELKFFFSSGIERAGGAASMSSVSVQELLQRIVTAEDPRRPLSDLEIVRLLTREHGLDIARRTVAKYRAILRLPPASRRRKLF